Within Lolium rigidum isolate FL_2022 chromosome 5, APGP_CSIRO_Lrig_0.1, whole genome shotgun sequence, the genomic segment ACCTAATTCCAAGCTGGTAACATATCTAAGACCCATTTGGCATGCGTACTTGAATGTATCGCCCATTCACCCTTTGCTTTTCTCTTCAGTAATACGAAAGCTCCTGTGACATTCTATAGTTCCAAAAACAGCATCACGAATTGTTTATAGTTCAAAGCAATGTGTTAACACAAATATAGTCGTATTACTGAAGCTTAGTCTCTATGTACTGTCTCTGAAATAAAAGGTTGAACTGCATATTTTTCCAGACCAGAAAGATTGCAAATTTCATCATGAATCTTTGTTCTATATCAATTCTACTAACTTCATATTTCCATCTTCCATTGAACAAAAATGGTgcctagaacaaggaatagtagctaGCTGCCATTCTTCAGAAACTAACAAATACCTATATGCTGGCTAAGCTCTACAGATGACGCCATCATGCCACTGTCAAAGCGGCACGGTCTTGCTATGGAGCTCAGGAATGCCCTCACAACTTCTGCGGACGCATTTCTCCTAAGCAAGCACGTGGCATACTCCATGACGGCAGCGTTGCAGGGCAGCATGATCCGGCTATCGTCTCCACCCGCGAACCCGAACTCCTCCTGAGACATCCTCAGGAGCTCGCCGAAGACTGCGGTGCTGAGGTACGCCAGTGGCACCTCGAACCGGACCCCTTCAGAGGTGTATACCACACAGTGCCCCTTTGCCGCTACTGAGGTGGTCGCGCAACACTCCTCGGTGAGTCGGTGGCTCTTTTCGCTGTTGTAGTGTAACGTCCTTGATTCACTCTTGATACAAAGGAGAGGGGATTGGAGAGGGAAATCAGGAGATTAGGGAAGGGACGGAAGCAGGTAGGTTCGGGAGAGGAAGTTTTCAATCTCCTATTACAATAATCATGCCCCAGTATGACACGGCACCTGAGTATTTCAACCACACCCAAACACGCTAGCTCGTCTCTGTCGCTTTCCAACTCAGCACTCCAGACACGCGATGGAGGTCTTCCCCGCCTATCGCCTCGTGCCACCTGTCAGCCATGGTCCTTGACATTCCCCCGCCCTTGAAGAACTGCTTGTCCCCAAGCAGGAGCTCTTGGAAAACGCCGACAGAGATCATCTGCATCTTCCCAGGTAGTTAAGTCTGGTACCACATTGCTCCAGCGAACTCGTACACGAGAGGCCGATGCATTCCCAGTAGATACCCAAGCATGCTCAATTATCTGCAAGGGCTCGATCGGCTTGTCAGGTAGAGGATCcaaagcaacaatggaggagctcACCTTTGTGTTAGGAGGAATGTGGCGTTTGAGCTGGGAGACATGAACCACAGGATGCACCTGACTTGTAGATGGCAATTCCAATTTATAAGCAACTTCACCAATTCTTTTAAGAATCTTGTACGGGCCAAAGAAGCGGAACGCCAACTTCTGATTGCCACGAACCTGCACCGATTGCTGAATGTACGGTTGCAGCTTGAGATACACCTGATCTCCAACTTCAAAGACACGTTCACTGCGGTTCTTATCCGCCTGTTGTTTCATTCGCTGCTGTGCTCGCAGCAAATGTTGCCGGATAACATCCACCATGGTTGCTCGTTCCTTGAGCCATGTCTCTAGGTCCGCTGATGCGCAATCATTAACTGAAATACCCAATGTGCGAGGAGGATATCCATACAGTACCTCAAATGGTGTGCGTCCCAAAGCTGAGTGAAAGGATGTGTTATACCAATATTCTGCCAGAGGGAGCCATGCTGCCCATTTCTTCGGACAAGAATGCACCATGCAGCGAAGAAAACCTTCCACACATTGATTTAGTCGCTCCGATTGCCCATCCGTCTGCGGATGATATGCAGAGCTCATGTGTAAGGTGGTATCAGCCAGCCGGAATAGTTCTTGCCATAGACGACTGGTGAAAATACGATCTCTGTCGGAGATTATCATCCCTGGCATACCATGCAACCGATAGATGTGGTTCATGAACTCCTGAGCAACTTTGAAGGCAGTAAATGGATGACGCAGTGGGATAAAATGACTGTACTTAGAGAATTTGTCAATTACCACCAATATAACATCATACCCATTGGATATCGGTAAGCCTTCTATGAAGTCCATGCAAATGATTTGCCAGGCTTCAGTTGGTACTGGAAGTGGCTGAAGAAGCCCTGGCACTTTCACATGTTCAGATTTAGCTTGTTGGCAAATAGTGCAACTAGCCAC encodes:
- the LOC124655883 gene encoding auxin-responsive protein SAUR36-like, coding for MVSAKRLAQLAKKWQRMAAMGRKRIIEKSHRLTEECCATTSVAAKGHCVVYTSEGVRFEVPLAYLSTAVFGELLRMSQEEFGFAGGDDSRIMLPCNAAVMEYATCLLRRNASAEVVRAFLSSIARPCRFDSGMMASSVELSQHIAEEQDHEPTMVSAKRLPQLAKKWQRMASLRGKRLTATAKEDEECCTSSAVKGHCIVYTTNGRRFEVPLVYLSTMIFG